A genomic stretch from Deinococcus radiotolerans includes:
- a CDS encoding ABC transporter permease: MTAPSAARTALVTVASVVVALLICALVFVLAGQSPAEVYGTMLRGTLGDPTGLAEVGRRTIPLLLIGAGLALAFRAQFFNIGAEGQLLLGAVFAAGTALFLPIPGALLVPAVFAAGFVGGGLWALVAAALRRVNVNEILSTLMLNYIAVALVTYLIAGPWKGKDVRGYIYTDTFPQGAWLPTFSGTQVHWPTLLLGVALALGLQWLLTRSTFGYALRVVGENPGAAHYAGLSSTRVATLVALLTGGLAGLAGAGEVAGIHHRLLEASQISLGYGFTAVIVAWLARGNPALCLITAPLMGVILAGGDLLKIDLNLPFRVVDIFSGVILLCLIASEVFIRHRVKWGRA; encoded by the coding sequence ATGACGGCTCCCTCGGCGGCCCGCACGGCGCTGGTCACGGTGGCGTCGGTGGTGGTGGCCCTGCTGATCTGCGCGCTGGTGTTTGTGCTGGCGGGGCAGTCCCCGGCGGAGGTGTACGGCACGATGCTGCGCGGTACGCTGGGCGACCCGACCGGTCTGGCCGAGGTGGGGCGGCGCACCATTCCGCTGCTTCTGATCGGGGCGGGGCTGGCGCTGGCGTTCCGCGCGCAGTTCTTCAACATTGGCGCGGAGGGGCAGTTGCTGCTCGGCGCGGTGTTCGCGGCGGGCACGGCGCTGTTCCTGCCCATTCCGGGCGCGTTGCTCGTCCCGGCGGTGTTCGCGGCGGGCTTCGTCGGCGGGGGCCTGTGGGCGCTCGTGGCGGCGGCGCTGCGGCGCGTGAACGTGAACGAGATCCTCTCCACCCTGATGCTGAACTACATCGCGGTGGCGCTCGTCACGTACCTGATTGCCGGGCCGTGGAAGGGCAAGGACGTGCGCGGGTACATCTACACCGACACCTTCCCGCAGGGCGCGTGGCTGCCGACGTTCAGCGGCACGCAGGTGCACTGGCCCACGCTGCTGCTGGGTGTTGCGCTGGCGCTGGGCCTCCAGTGGCTCCTGACCCGCTCGACGTTCGGGTACGCGCTGCGTGTCGTGGGCGAGAACCCCGGCGCGGCGCACTACGCGGGCCTCAGCAGCACGCGGGTCGCCACGCTGGTCGCCCTCCTCACCGGGGGTCTGGCGGGCCTCGCGGGCGCGGGCGAGGTGGCGGGCATCCACCACCGCCTCCTGGAAGCCAGTCAGATCAGCCTCGGGTACGGCTTCACCGCCGTGATCGTCGCGTGGCTGGCGCGCGGGAACCCGGCGCTGTGCCTGATCACCGCGCCGCTGATGGGTGTGATCCTGGCGGGCGGGGACCTGCTGAAGATCGACCTGAACCTCCCGTTCCGCGTGGTGGACATCTTCAGCGGCGTGATCCTGCTGTGCCTGATCGCCTCCGAGGTATTCATCCGCCACCGCGTCAAGTGGGGCCGCGCGTGA